One stretch of Bombus terrestris chromosome 5, iyBomTerr1.2, whole genome shotgun sequence DNA includes these proteins:
- the LOC110119316 gene encoding golgin IMH1-like, translating into MKQMRNWRDDRMKLRSNIWRLKLALRVAARDTDDTLHAVRLIEHQKTEIKRLETVNKDLKKEIADIKSALLDGDYVTRETAWKSDDKAVEVKQEYLIERERLNNEIQYLKSRLKEVEGGHEHNSEVEHLKCKLKHFMMVDYTMEIIFTDIVNKVAETIANLSEELVNVNDRLHKSQMKNDNLYVEIDKLKAVIRYRNGNLTDYRKRIVELDNLTKCLKTELNRFKVNDGNNSWNIDSNSHNNLNNIERLAKDLRNKLKNDHEVLLAGGDPDYLKYIQKIIELSVNLKQLHIGFAKFSNQLNPLSLGKVMKSNEYLKQLATLDSTLKEIDIEIDKLKNNHIKNHYRIGGSDGLEYLIKIEELETIIEKTRSTMNGLNRRAEGNSNKSKDLEELENFVGRVCHQIKQLEVIVVSSDRLNTFKRIDQLKGLIVRLKSELNEKDAHINVLDQELFGTENLLEQKRKELQHTQKKIVMLMEENKISKLRIKMMEEKALELQRDQEDSRKELVQLQKVEREASLTRKKLQNLQSDKERLLKEMGKIRDAVQKKSEEARSVLIERNTMEKALNAKITDLTRNIQITLKENKKLKENENAKRSEEAIEKMNAELQQLKVDLAISNENFDNANREIADLKIKLYHFSDAKTRLETNIFHLESKKEVLVYQLGAEKATADERLKEFTNLKSDYNELDIKRANLEKEKEQLNVNLTNIKIEKELLEKSVNHVRTKCTMLEDKIDKYKCERNSLLEEIRNFRTSNEHLSNKLEVTQTESNRIGDKIKQLEFENSKLHDDLNGLTLKKINFENRVQTLLLEKNQLATRINELDKNSVTLNDLLNQVKTVNEQNSIVELNKLKADYSKMRSENMSLQTTLDEVRQNNETLRKATEELNLRLNEIHSECKILENQLQILEVMNATLKKEKQLLEQKYTTSLRSKISNIEKEETVVYSKSIFSQQNEQMHVERATRKAFNSKSGKRLNDKIKLMEAKEELKKVIVENESLRFEVLNLRSQNFEVKMQLACTKDELRKQKTELVENETNEIVFKPTSNKLEIVNFYYKEINSYLSHDMNNVKAVTRIGQSSICPYDRSTTEQAGTQIEKLMEIANKLKVQNIALKMEINSLRCSLVVNFTKDEKRKEELRIATEEIQALKTELTTLRDEKESLRVRLDTANSKLDRLESEKTALKNELCAIRKINSGLKHKTSELHCAYQKLKEKSVEFESCMMRAINKIKRYTMSADNLDNPNDLKDLLKKYISSEEILYSIEQKINIEDTYKNFEMM; encoded by the coding sequence ATGAAGCAGATGAGAAACTGGCGGGACGACCGTATGAAATTACGATCCAACATTTGGCGATTAAAGCTAGCTTTACGAGTCGCTGCAAGAGACACAGACGACACTTTGCACGCTGTCCGATTGATCGAACATCAaaaaacagaaatcaaacggCTAGAGACGGTGAATAAAGATTTGAAGAAAGAAATCGCTGATATTAAGTCTGCTCTGCTAGATGGAGACTACGTTACGCGGGAAACCGCTTGGAAATCCGATGACAAGGCCGTGGAAGTTAAACAGGAGTACTTAATCGAGAGAGAACGTTTGAACAACGAGATTCAATATCTGAAAAGTCGGTTGAAGGAGGTGGAAGGGGGTCACGAACACAATTCGGAAGTGGAACACTTAAAATGCAAACTGAAGCACTTCATGATGGTCGACTACACTATGGAAATTATATTCACCGATATAGTTAACAAAGTCGCCGAGACAATAGCAAATCTATCCGAGGAACTAGTGAATGTAAACGATCGCTTGCACAAGTCGCAAATGAAAAACGATAATTTGTACGTCGAGATCGATAAACTGAAAGCCGTGATAAGATACAGAAATGGTAATCTCACGGATTATCGGAAGAGAATTGTTGAGCTGGATAATCTAACGAAATGTTTGAAGACAGAATTAAATAGATTCAAAGTTAATGACGGTAATAATTCTTGGAACATTGATTCAAATAGTCATAATAATCTTAATAATATCGAACGACTGGCAAAAGATTTAAGAAACAAGCTAAAAAACGACCACGAGGTACTGCTTGCTGGTGGCGATCCGGATTActtaaaatatatacagaaaatCATCGAATTGAGCGTTAATTTAAAGCAACTGCATATCGGATTTGCAAAATTTAGCAACCAACTTAATCCATTATCTCTAGGCAAAGTAATGAAATCTAACGAGTATTTGAAACAACTTGCAACATTGGATTCGACTTTAAAGGAAATCGACATCGAAATTGATAAGTTAAAGAATAATCATATAAAGAACCATTATAGAATTGGCGGCAGCGACGGTCTAGAATACTTAATTAAAATAGAAGAACTCGAGACGATCATCGAAAAGACACGGTCGACCATGAATGGATTGAATCGTCGTGCGGAAGGAAATTCCAACAAATCGAAAGACCTTgaagaattagaaaatttcgTCGGTAGAGTGTGTCACCAGATTAAGCAGTTAGAAGTGATCGTCGTATCCAGCGATCGTCTAAATACATTCAAGAGAATCGATCAGTTGAAGGGTTTGATCGTTCGATTAAAGTCGGAACTGAATGAGAAAGACGCCCATATAAACGTTCTTGACCAGGAATTGTTCGGTACTGAAAATTTGttggaacaaaaaagaaaagaattgcaGCATACACAGAAAAAGATTGTCATGCTAATGGAAGAGAACAAAATTTCGAAGTTGAGAATAAAGATGATGGAGGAGAAAGCGTTGGAACTCCAGCGTGATCAGGAGGATTCGAGAAAGGAGCTGGTACAACTACAAAAGGTGGAACGCGAAGCGAGCTTAAcaagaaaaaaattacaaaatcttcAGAGCGATAAGGAAAGATTGTTAAAGGAAATGGGAAAAATTCGTGACGCCGTACAAAAGAAAAGCGAGGAAGCAAGGAGCGTTCTTATCGAGAGAAACACGATGGAGAAAGCATTAAACGCCAAGATCACGGACTTGACACGAAACATTCAGATTACTttgaaggaaaataaaaaattaaaagaaaatgaaaatgcaaAGCGTTCGGAAGAAGCGATAGAGAAAATGAATGCTGAATTACAACAACTGAAGGTGGACTTAGCaatttcgaatgaaaatttcgatAATGCGAATCGCGAAATTGCCGATCTGAAAATTAAATTGTACCATTTTTCCGATGCTAAAACAAGACTGGAAacgaacatttttcatttagaGTCGAAAAAAGAGGTGCTCGTGTATCAACTAGGCGCAGAAAAAGCTACCGCCGATGAACGACTGAAAGAGTTCACCAACTTAAAATCCGATTACAACGAATTAGACATCAAAAGGGCGAAtctcgagaaagagaaagaacaatTAAACGTGAATTTGACGAATATAAAGATCGAAAAGGAGCTACTAGAAAAATCCGTAAATCACGTTCGCACCAAATGTACCATGCTTGAGGACAAGATTGATAAGTATAAATGTGAACGCAACAGTCTACTCGAAGAAATCAGAAACTTTAGAACGAGCAATGAACATTTAAGTAACAAATTGGAAGTTACGCAAACAGAATCGAACAGGATCGGGGACAAAATAAAACAACTAGAATTTGAAAACTCGAAACTGCACGATGATTTAAACGGACTGActttaaagaaaattaacttCGAAAACCGCGTGCAAACACTTCTGTTAGAAAAGAATCAACTCGCAACACGCATTAACGAACTAGACAAGAACAGTGTCACACTAAACGATCTATTGAACCAAGTTAAAACGGTGAATGAACAAAATTCTATTGtcgaattaaacaaattaaaagcGGATTATAGTAAAATGAGATCGGAAAACATGTCTCTACAAACTACTCTCGATGAGGTAAGACAAAACAATGAAACGTTGAGGAAAGCAACCGAGGAACTGAACTTGAGACTGAATGAAATTCACAGCGAATGCAAGATATTGGAGAACCAGCTACAAATTTTAGAGGTGATGAACGCcacattgaaaaaagaaaaacaattgtTGGAACAGAAGTATACGACCAGTTTACGATCCAAAATCTCCAATatagaaaaagaggaaacagTGGTGTATAGCAAGTCGATTTTTAGCCAACAAAATGAACAAATGCACGTGGAGCGTGCAACGAGAAAAGCTTTTAATAGCAAATCTGGTAAACGCTTGAatgacaaaataaaattaatggaaGCAAAAGAAGAGCTAAAGAAAGTGATTGTAGAAAACGAATCGTTACGATTCGAGGTATTAAACTTGAGGAGTCAGAACTTTGAAGTTAAAATGCAATTGGCTTGCACGAAGGATGAGCTTCGAAAGCAGAAGACTGAATTAGTAGAGAACGAAACGAATGAAATCGTGTTTAAACCTACCTCGAACAAGCTAGAaatcgtgaatttttattataaagagaTCAATAGTTACTTGAGTCATGATATGAATAATGTAAAAGCAGTAACACGTATCGGTCAGTCAAGTATATGCCCTTATGACAGGTCGACAACGGAACAAGCCGGAACGCAAATCGAGAAATTAATGGAAATTGCGAACAAACTAAAAGTGCAGAACATTGCCCTAAAAATGGAGATAAATTCTCTAAGATGCAGCTTGGTTGTTAACTTCACGAAAGacgaaaaaaggaaggaagagcTGCGAATCGCGACTGAAGAAATTCAAGCATTGAAAACGGAATTGACGACACTGAGAGACGAAAAAGAGTCTTTACGGGTTCGGTTGGATACAGCAAATTCGAAATTGGATCGGTTAGAATCTGAGAAAACTGCTTTGAAAAATGAGCTATGTGCCATAAGGAAAATCAATTCCGGTCTCAAACACAAAACAAGCGAATTACACTGCGCTTATCAAAAGTTGAAGGAGAAGAGTGTAGAATTTGAAAGCTGTATGATGAGAgcgattaataaaataaagagaTATACGATGAGTGCGGATAATCTGGACAATCCAAATGATTTGAAGGATCTTTTAAAAAAGTACATTTCGAgcgaagaaattttatattcaatcGAACAGAAAATAAACATAGAAGATACATACAAAAATTTTGAAATgatgtaa